The proteins below are encoded in one region of Ostrea edulis chromosome 3, xbOstEdul1.1, whole genome shotgun sequence:
- the LOC125675367 gene encoding interferon-induced protein 44-like isoform X1: MDDEKLMTNNQVYQGASKSVSTSVEAIPMRKKDGKILPLRLFDCRGLNVVHGVPIEDIRLIIQGHVKSGYNINPVAPITEDDQKYRKDPEKKDLMHCIVYVANAGNPSEQLTDEETEKQIRHVREKIAVQHLPQLVLFTNIDKVRISNTNDLMDIFRSQGVRDTCTKAAEYMQIPLMNVLPMSNYHEENLPTLEKDILALFYLLTMMQRANEYIIRITKDDVPDDFYD, from the exons GTTGAAGCAATTCCAATGAGAAAAAAAGATGGAAAAATCCTACCACTACGGCTATTTGATTGCAGAGGACTCAATGTGGTTCACGGAGTACCCATTGAGGATATAAGATTGATTATTCAAGGTCACGTGAAAAGTGGATACAAT ATTAACCCCGTGGCACCCATAACCGAAGACGACCAAAAATATAGAAAGGATCCGGAAAAGAAGGACCTCATGCATTGTATTGTGTATGTAGCGAATGCAGGTAATCCTTCTGAACAGTTGACAGATGAGGAAACCGAGAAGCAAATAAGACACGTCAGAGAAAAAATAGCCGTGCAAC ATTTGCCACAACTGGTTCTTTTCACCAATATTGACAAGGTTAGAATTTCAAATACGAATGATTTAATGGACATCTTCAGAAGCCAGGGAGTAAGGGATACATGTACCAAAGCTGCTGAATACATGCAAATTCCATTAATGAACGTCCTACCGATGTCAAACTATCATGAAGAAAATCTGCCTACTTTGGAGAAAGACATTCTAGCTCTCTTCTATCTACTGACCATGATGCAAAGAGCAAATGAATACATAATCCGCATTACCAAAGATGACGTCCCAGatgatttttatgattaa
- the LOC125675367 gene encoding interferon-induced protein 44-like isoform X2 gives MRKKDGKILPLRLFDCRGLNVVHGVPIEDIRLIIQGHVKSGYNINPVAPITEDDQKYRKDPEKKDLMHCIVYVANAGNPSEQLTDEETEKQIRHVREKIAVQHLPQLVLFTNIDKVRISNTNDLMDIFRSQGVRDTCTKAAEYMQIPLMNVLPMSNYHEENLPTLEKDILALFYLLTMMQRANEYIIRITKDDVPDDFYD, from the exons ATGAGAAAAAAAGATGGAAAAATCCTACCACTACGGCTATTTGATTGCAGAGGACTCAATGTGGTTCACGGAGTACCCATTGAGGATATAAGATTGATTATTCAAGGTCACGTGAAAAGTGGATACAAT ATTAACCCCGTGGCACCCATAACCGAAGACGACCAAAAATATAGAAAGGATCCGGAAAAGAAGGACCTCATGCATTGTATTGTGTATGTAGCGAATGCAGGTAATCCTTCTGAACAGTTGACAGATGAGGAAACCGAGAAGCAAATAAGACACGTCAGAGAAAAAATAGCCGTGCAAC ATTTGCCACAACTGGTTCTTTTCACCAATATTGACAAGGTTAGAATTTCAAATACGAATGATTTAATGGACATCTTCAGAAGCCAGGGAGTAAGGGATACATGTACCAAAGCTGCTGAATACATGCAAATTCCATTAATGAACGTCCTACCGATGTCAAACTATCATGAAGAAAATCTGCCTACTTTGGAGAAAGACATTCTAGCTCTCTTCTATCTACTGACCATGATGCAAAGAGCAAATGAATACATAATCCGCATTACCAAAGATGACGTCCCAGatgatttttatgattaa